From a single Nostoc sp. MS1 genomic region:
- a CDS encoding phospholipase D-like domain-containing protein, with translation MFLIIAIAACQKVESHNNRPALLPQDPFVKVYFNQSEASEYKEPYRQQTRLGDNLEQQMIDAISQAKSTVDIAVQELRLPRIAQALADKQKAGIKVRVILENTYSRPLSSLTPDEVKKLNPREKARYQEYFKFIDLNQDNKITSEEINQQDALIILRNAKIPWIDDQADGSAGSKLMHHKFIVVDNRIIIVTSANFTLSDVLGDFTNPDSLGNANNLLYIDSPELAVLFTEEFNLMWGDGPGGKPDSKFGIRKPPRSFKTIILGDNKITVHFSPTSPTLPWSQSSNGLIDKTLKSAKKSVDMALFVFSEQRLANTLEQVHQQDISIRALIDKQFAYRYYSEGLDMMGVALSNECKYEINNKPWSNPVTTVGIPNLRKGDILHHKFALVDNQTVITGSHNWSDTANYGNDETLIVINNPIITAHYEREFNRLYAKAQIGVPTKIQAQIQKEKKQCKQIKSPTSAELTTPKVVNLNTASPTELETLPGVGKKLAQKIIIARQQQKITSIQDLDKIPGVSKKMIDKWQGNIQF, from the coding sequence TTGTTTTTGATAATTGCGATCGCTGCTTGTCAAAAAGTCGAATCCCATAATAATCGTCCTGCACTTCTGCCGCAAGATCCATTTGTGAAAGTTTACTTTAATCAGTCCGAAGCGTCAGAATATAAAGAACCATACCGTCAGCAAACTCGACTGGGAGATAATTTAGAACAGCAGATGATTGATGCTATTTCTCAAGCTAAATCTACTGTCGATATAGCAGTACAAGAATTACGTTTACCCAGAATAGCCCAAGCCCTTGCAGATAAGCAAAAAGCAGGAATCAAAGTCAGAGTAATTTTAGAAAATACCTACAGCCGTCCTTTGAGTAGCTTGACACCAGATGAAGTCAAGAAATTAAACCCTAGAGAAAAGGCACGATATCAAGAATACTTTAAATTTATCGACCTGAATCAAGATAATAAAATTACTTCTGAGGAAATCAATCAGCAAGATGCACTAATAATTTTACGCAATGCCAAAATTCCCTGGATAGATGATCAAGCCGATGGTTCAGCCGGAAGTAAGCTGATGCACCACAAATTTATAGTTGTGGATAATCGAATAATAATTGTCACTTCAGCGAATTTTACTCTTAGCGATGTACTAGGAGACTTTACAAATCCTGATAGTTTAGGAAATGCCAATAATTTACTATATATCGACAGTCCAGAGTTAGCTGTTTTATTTACAGAAGAGTTTAATTTGATGTGGGGTGATGGCCCTGGCGGTAAACCGGACAGTAAATTTGGTATACGAAAACCCCCACGTTCCTTCAAAACAATTATTTTAGGTGATAACAAAATTACTGTGCATTTTTCACCCACATCACCTACCTTACCTTGGAGTCAAAGCAGTAATGGTTTAATTGATAAAACTTTAAAATCAGCTAAGAAATCTGTTGATATGGCATTATTTGTTTTTTCCGAACAACGTCTTGCTAATACTCTAGAGCAAGTTCATCAACAAGACATATCAATTAGAGCATTAATTGATAAACAATTTGCATATCGTTATTATAGCGAAGGCTTAGATATGATGGGTGTTGCCCTGAGTAACGAATGCAAATATGAAATTAATAATAAGCCTTGGTCTAATCCAGTTACTACAGTGGGCATACCCAATTTAAGAAAAGGAGATATTCTTCATCACAAGTTTGCCCTGGTTGACAATCAAACAGTAATTACAGGTTCCCACAACTGGTCTGACACAGCAAATTATGGTAATGATGAAACTCTTATAGTAATTAATAATCCCATAATTACTGCCCATTATGAGCGGGAATTTAATCGTCTTTATGCAAAGGCTCAAATAGGTGTACCAACAAAAATCCAAGCACAAATTCAAAAAGAGAAAAAACAATGTAAGCAGATTAAAAGTCCTACTTCCGCAGAACTCACCACACCCAAAGTAGTCAATCTAAATACAGCCAGTCCAACAGAACTAGAAACCTTACCCGGTGTTGGTAAAAAACTTGCTCAAAAAATCATTATCGCCCGTCAACAGCAAAAAATTACATCAATACAAGATTTAGATAAAATACCAGGGGTCAGCAAAAAAATGATAGATAAATGGCAAGGAAATATTCAATTCTAA
- a CDS encoding P-loop NTPase fold protein: MSQSSFQRANTLKAAFLACNVEPLEPAEMERYYVDLSRVRKTSAIDNVSTILDFQEAGDFTTILFTGHRGCGKSTELKKIQSLWENNYRVIYLEANEETDINDARYTDLYLIVIKQVEFELRKLGLTFDERLLKSFESWFKDITQENEQSVEKSVNVEAEATLSPTAPFLAKLMVKLLAQIKGSDKQKTTIRQTLEKDLSRLKSDTNLLLSDAYTKLRQKFPNCKGLLIIFDNLDRVPPVVAEHLFFDYAAQMQELNCTIIYTVPISILCSPKNPLNQFDGNPHIVPMINIYEFERHKCDLDYNQTGLDAMASVIEKRVDVDAIFESRHQLLELAKASGGHVRQLMQMMRSACQTASTKKHQKIMSEDVDYAVKQQQFSFERFIPEEHYTHLAQVCLTKDVSKDEIGQLMLFNTSVLEYNGDKRWNYPNPVVKRNEFFQQALQSAQQP, translated from the coding sequence ATGTCTCAGTCAAGTTTTCAACGTGCAAATACTCTGAAAGCGGCTTTTTTGGCTTGTAATGTTGAGCCGCTTGAACCAGCAGAAATGGAACGATATTATGTCGATCTGTCGAGGGTGCGGAAAACTTCGGCTATTGATAATGTCAGTACGATTTTAGATTTTCAAGAAGCAGGTGATTTTACAACAATTTTATTTACCGGACATCGCGGTTGTGGTAAAAGTACAGAGTTAAAAAAAATCCAAAGTCTTTGGGAAAACAATTATCGGGTTATTTATTTAGAAGCGAATGAAGAGACAGATATTAATGATGCCCGGTATACAGATTTATATTTAATTGTAATTAAGCAAGTTGAATTTGAATTACGAAAGTTAGGTTTAACTTTTGATGAAAGGCTATTAAAAAGTTTTGAATCTTGGTTTAAAGATATTACTCAAGAAAACGAGCAAAGTGTCGAAAAATCAGTCAACGTTGAAGCAGAAGCAACTCTTAGCCCTACAGCGCCATTTCTGGCGAAACTAATGGTCAAATTACTGGCGCAAATTAAAGGCTCGGATAAGCAAAAGACAACTATTCGCCAAACTCTAGAAAAAGATTTATCTCGCCTCAAATCTGATACTAACCTGTTATTAAGCGACGCTTACACAAAACTGCGACAAAAATTTCCTAATTGCAAAGGTTTATTAATTATCTTCGATAATTTGGATAGGGTTCCTCCTGTGGTAGCAGAACATTTATTCTTTGATTATGCGGCACAGATGCAGGAATTAAATTGTACAATTATTTATACAGTACCGATTTCCATCCTTTGTTCGCCGAAAAATCCCCTGAATCAATTTGATGGTAATCCTCATATTGTGCCGATGATTAATATCTATGAATTTGAACGGCATAAATGTGATTTAGATTATAATCAGACGGGCTTAGATGCGATGGCAAGTGTAATTGAAAAGCGGGTTGATGTTGATGCAATTTTTGAGAGCCGTCATCAATTATTAGAACTAGCAAAAGCAAGTGGTGGCCATGTGCGTCAGTTAATGCAAATGATGCGCTCTGCTTGTCAAACAGCGAGTACTAAAAAACATCAAAAAATTATGTCCGAAGATGTAGATTATGCAGTTAAACAGCAACAATTTAGTTTTGAGCGGTTTATTCCTGAAGAGCATTATACTCATTTGGCTCAGGTTTGTTTAACTAAAGATGTTAGTAAAGACGAAATTGGACAATTAATGTTATTTAATACTTCCGTGTTGGAATATAACGGCGATAAACGATGGAATTATCCAAATCCGGTGGTGAAACGAAATGAGTTCTTCCAACAAGCTCTCCAATCAGCACAACAACCGTGA
- a CDS encoding GNAT family N-acetyltransferase, giving the protein MNAHDILLRPAQQTDAWMLSAIHIAAIKALPTTLYTHEELLAWRNYREKPDAANILKHLQLETLWVAVKGDNVLGFTSYIIDELIALYVHPRYQGRGIGRALVEHFCEQARQQRLDKVITTASLYAEGFYLRLGFIPIQRAPHQLGKKIIVPVIKMSKELTAVQK; this is encoded by the coding sequence ATGAATGCCCATGACATATTGCTGCGGCCTGCCCAACAAACAGATGCTTGGATGCTGAGTGCTATTCATATTGCCGCAATTAAAGCTTTACCCACAACATTGTATACTCACGAAGAACTGTTAGCATGGCGGAATTATCGTGAAAAACCTGATGCTGCTAATATTTTGAAGCATCTGCAATTAGAAACTTTATGGGTTGCAGTTAAGGGTGATAATGTTTTAGGTTTTACTAGTTATATTATTGATGAATTAATTGCCTTATATGTGCATCCTCGTTACCAAGGTAGAGGAATTGGTAGAGCTTTGGTGGAGCATTTTTGTGAGCAAGCAAGGCAACAAAGGCTAGATAAAGTCATTACAACTGCTAGTCTTTACGCTGAAGGTTTTTATTTACGGCTGGGATTTATTCCTATACAAAGAGCGCCTCATCAATTGGGTAAAAAAATTATAGTTCCAGTTATCAAGATGAGTAAAGAATTAACTGCGGTGCAAAAGTGA
- a CDS encoding serine/threonine-protein kinase, which translates to MLCCLNPDCSMPQNPDGTTYCQCCGTPLIPLLRGHYRIIKVLSDEGGFSRTYLSEDIDKLNELCVVKQFAPKVQEASAMKKAVELFQKEAQRLQHLGEHDQIPALLAYFEENNYLFLVQQYINGENILQELRQGVVYNESKIVEFLSDLLPVLKYIHERGVIHRDIKPQNIIRRHNDGKLVLIDFGAAKQLTATMQTQLGTTIGSLGYTPIEQMQFGKAYPASDLFSLGATCFHLLTGISPSKLWIKQGYGWIGTWPQYWQTSGSDKNASERLVKILNKLLETDTQKRYQSADEVIHDLIDLRSLLATSQTTIPNSAILPTAWKPSSLLSAPTTQKQVTKLFNGKFKQQFLINAVIVLLGLGGVGYLYTLPQPTSQSSDSTQPYTLKGHSSDVNSVVFSPDGQFLATGSDDKTIKVWNLKTRQKIHSLNGHAGWVWSVAIAPDGKILASAGADKTIKLWNLTTGEQIRSFKGHSQGVASIAFSPDGKTLASGSLDKTIKLWNLTTGKEIRTLTGHTSQVSSIAFSPDGKTLASGSWDKTIKLWNLGTNQVIRTLKGHSDLVMSVAFSPDGKMLVSGSKDKTIRLWNIATGETIHTLKGHSDKVNSVAYIPRNNGVIASGSSDNTIKLWNPTTGEIIRTLKRDSGYIYSVAISPDGHNLASGGSADNIIKLWPMSW; encoded by the coding sequence ATGCTTTGCTGTTTGAATCCTGATTGCTCAATGCCTCAAAACCCTGATGGCACAACGTATTGCCAATGTTGCGGTACACCATTGATACCATTATTACGGGGGCATTATCGGATTATCAAGGTGCTATCAGATGAAGGTGGATTTAGTAGGACATATCTATCAGAAGATATAGATAAACTAAATGAATTATGTGTTGTTAAACAATTTGCGCCTAAAGTTCAAGAGGCTTCAGCGATGAAAAAAGCTGTTGAGTTATTTCAAAAAGAAGCTCAACGCTTGCAACATTTAGGTGAACATGACCAAATTCCTGCACTTCTCGCTTATTTTGAGGAAAACAATTACTTGTTTTTAGTGCAGCAATATATTAATGGAGAAAATATTTTACAAGAATTACGCCAAGGGGTAGTTTACAACGAAAGTAAAATTGTAGAATTTCTGTCAGATTTACTGCCTGTATTGAAATACATTCATGAGCGTGGAGTAATTCATAGAGATATTAAGCCGCAGAATATTATCCGCCGTCACAACGATGGCAAATTAGTATTAATTGATTTTGGCGCAGCCAAGCAGCTAACAGCGACAATGCAGACTCAATTGGGAACTACCATCGGTTCACTAGGTTATACCCCAATTGAACAGATGCAGTTTGGTAAAGCCTACCCAGCGAGTGATTTATTTAGCTTGGGTGCAACTTGCTTTCATCTGTTGACGGGAATTAGTCCTTCTAAACTATGGATTAAGCAGGGTTACGGTTGGATTGGTACTTGGCCACAATATTGGCAGACTTCAGGTTCAGATAAAAACGCTAGTGAACGTTTAGTCAAGATTTTAAACAAGTTGTTAGAAACAGATACTCAAAAGCGTTATCAATCGGCTGATGAAGTGATCCATGACTTGATAGATTTGCGATCGCTACTGGCCACATCCCAAACTACAATACCAAACTCCGCCATCTTGCCAACAGCTTGGAAACCATCAAGTTTACTCTCAGCACCTACAACCCAAAAACAGGTTACAAAATTATTCAATGGTAAGTTTAAGCAACAATTCCTCATCAATGCAGTTATCGTATTGTTGGGATTAGGAGGAGTTGGGTATTTGTACACACTTCCACAACCTACCTCTCAATCTTCAGATTCTACCCAACCCTACACCCTCAAGGGACATTCTAGCGATGTTAATTCCGTTGTCTTTTCCCCTGATGGACAATTTCTAGCTACTGGCAGCGATGATAAGACAATTAAAGTATGGAATTTAAAAACTAGACAAAAAATTCATAGTCTCAATGGTCATGCTGGCTGGGTTTGGAGTGTAGCGATCGCCCCAGATGGTAAAATCTTAGCTAGTGCGGGTGCTGATAAAACCATCAAATTGTGGAATTTGACGACAGGAGAACAAATCCGCAGCTTTAAGGGACATTCTCAGGGAGTTGCCAGCATAGCCTTTAGCCCAGATGGCAAGACTCTAGCTAGTGGCAGCTTAGATAAGACAATTAAACTGTGGAACCTAACAACAGGAAAAGAAATTCGTACCTTAACTGGACATACTAGCCAAGTTTCCAGCATTGCTTTCAGTCCAGATGGTAAGACTCTGGCTAGTGGTAGTTGGGATAAAACCATCAAATTGTGGAATTTGGGAACTAATCAAGTAATTCGTACTTTGAAAGGACATTCCGACTTAGTGATGTCTGTAGCTTTTAGTCCTGATGGGAAGATGCTTGTTAGTGGTAGTAAGGACAAAACAATTAGATTATGGAATATAGCAACCGGAGAGACAATTCACACCCTGAAAGGGCATTCTGACAAAGTTAACTCCGTCGCTTATATACCCAGAAATAACGGAGTTATTGCTAGTGGCAGTAGTGACAACACAATTAAACTATGGAATCCGACAACAGGAGAGATCATCCGTACATTAAAGCGCGATTCTGGATACATTTATTCTGTAGCCATTAGTCCAGATGGACATAATCTCGCCAGTGGTGGTAGTGCTGACAATATTATTAAACTCTGGCCGATGAGTTGGTGA
- a CDS encoding gluconokinase — MVIILMGVSGSGKTTIGQMLAESLHWEFQDADSYHSVENIEKMRHGIPLNDIDRIPWLQSLQIAITNWLKENSNVVLACSALKASYRQYLVLSNDVKLVYLYGSFELIKTRLQKRKNHFMSVEMLASQFATLEEPDNVIRVDISQPLQVIVQDIKKNLHI, encoded by the coding sequence ATGGTTATTATCCTCATGGGAGTATCTGGTTCTGGTAAAACTACAATTGGACAAATGTTGGCAGAATCTTTACACTGGGAATTTCAAGATGCTGATAGTTACCACTCAGTAGAAAATATTGAGAAAATGCGTCATGGTATTCCTTTGAATGACATCGATAGAATACCTTGGTTACAAAGTTTGCAAATAGCTATTACTAATTGGCTAAAAGAAAATAGCAATGTCGTCTTAGCCTGTTCTGCACTCAAAGCCAGCTATCGTCAATATTTAGTATTAAGTAATGATGTTAAGCTAGTCTATTTATACGGGTCATTTGAACTTATTAAAACAAGACTGCAAAAGCGCAAAAATCACTTTATGAGTGTAGAAATGTTGGCGAGTCAATTTGCAACTCTTGAGGAACCAGATAATGTTATCCGCGTAGATATTTCTCAGCCTCTACAAGTTATTGTACAGGATATTAAAAAAAATCTACACATTTAG
- a CDS encoding cysteine desulfurase family protein, with product MQIYLDYSATTPTRQEAIAVMQTVLTQQWGNPSSLHEWGQRAATIIEQARVQVAGLINADPESIIFTSGGTEADNLAIMGVVRRQAVPQHIIISSVEHSAVTEPANLLEKWGWEVTRLGVDYQGRVNPQDLKAALRHNTVLVSIIYGQSEIGTIQPIAELGKIVQQHGALFHTDAVQAAGRLSIDVQKLPVDLLSLSSHKLYGPQGVGALYIRPGVELMPLLGGGGQERGMRSGTQAVPIIAGFGVAAELAAEELATETPRLIKLRDRLFTQLADITGLVPTGDRENRLPHHVSFYLKQADGEKLSGKTLVRQLNLAGIAISAGAACHSGKLSPSPILLAMGYSTKAATGGIRLTLGRDTTEADIDWTAIVLKQVLQRLIPGELLVSY from the coding sequence ATGCAAATATACTTAGATTACAGTGCAACTACTCCCACTCGACAAGAAGCGATCGCAGTCATGCAAACAGTCCTCACTCAACAGTGGGGGAACCCTTCTAGTTTGCATGAGTGGGGACAACGGGCAGCGACTATTATAGAACAGGCTAGGGTACAGGTTGCAGGGTTAATCAATGCCGATCCAGAATCAATTATCTTTACTTCAGGTGGTACGGAAGCCGACAATTTGGCAATTATGGGTGTTGTCAGAAGGCAAGCTGTGCCACAGCATATCATTATTTCCAGTGTGGAACATTCGGCAGTTACGGAACCTGCAAATTTACTAGAAAAGTGGGGTTGGGAAGTAACTCGGTTGGGTGTAGATTATCAAGGTAGAGTCAATCCCCAAGATTTAAAAGCGGCGTTACGACATAATACTGTTTTAGTTTCTATTATTTACGGGCAGAGTGAGATTGGCACTATCCAACCTATTGCAGAGTTAGGTAAAATCGTTCAACAACATGGGGCGTTGTTCCACACCGATGCAGTGCAAGCTGCGGGACGCTTATCTATAGATGTGCAGAAGCTACCTGTTGATTTACTCAGCCTTTCCAGCCATAAGTTATACGGGCCGCAAGGTGTAGGGGCGTTGTATATTCGTCCTGGTGTGGAATTGATGCCTTTGTTGGGTGGTGGAGGACAAGAAAGGGGAATGCGTTCTGGGACGCAAGCTGTACCAATTATCGCTGGTTTTGGTGTGGCTGCCGAACTCGCCGCCGAGGAACTAGCAACAGAAACACCTCGTTTAATTAAATTACGCGATCGCCTATTTACGCAATTAGCAGATATCACTGGTTTAGTCCCTACAGGCGACAGAGAAAATCGCCTACCCCACCATGTAAGTTTCTATCTCAAACAAGCGGATGGCGAAAAACTCAGTGGTAAAACCTTAGTACGTCAATTAAACCTTGCAGGTATCGCTATCAGTGCAGGCGCAGCGTGTCACAGTGGTAAACTTAGCCCCAGTCCCATATTGTTGGCGATGGGTTACTCGACAAAAGCCGCTACAGGGGGAATTAGGTTGACGTTAGGGCGGGACACTACAGAAGCGGATATTGATTGGACAGCAATTGTATTAAAGCAAGTCTTGCAGAGGCTGATACCAGGAGAATTATTGGTTAGCTATTAG
- a CDS encoding tetratricopeptide repeat protein, producing MSSSNKLSNQHNNREIQAEIGKFIAYNQDEFAELVTFVDFAEKFTLGFIEINFRPDIDLLIAGLQQNPQCQEIQFVVLDFPDANLRFLRDELLQQLAKIPKETHKKLVLLIRNLEKSIGVFGDYPPVLQDLNFVRDSYRQSVPHPILFILPDYAISRLAKFAPDFWAWKSGLFRFKTTESTRDRAIANTLDADTNIERLPTPEQQERIDLLHRLLMEYKPTGEIPSQENLRNYSNILNELSKIYLSQHKPIQARECLEKAWKIIQTLPDYSLQIEIVNQLGKSYQQQREFESANSYHQQALDIAKKQKNLHAVANSLFYLGNLSLEMQQFHQARDYYQQSLEITIEFGDRYSCASTYHQLGMVAQDLREYDQARDYYQQSLEIFIEFGDRYSCASSYHNLGTVAQKLREYDQARDYYQQALEIFIEFGDRYSCASSYHNLGMVAQLLREYDQARHYYQQALEITIEFGDHYNCASSYHQLGMVAQKLHEYDQARHYYQQALEIYSDDDRYSCARSYHQLGIVAQELREYDQARHYYQQALEITIEFGDRYNCARIYYHLGIVAQELREYDQARHYYQQALEILSEFGDRYNCAITYHQFGNFAEDLREYYQARDYYQQALEIFIEFGYRYECASTYQQLGIVAQQLQEYDQARHYYQQALEIFTEFGDRYNCASTYHNLGIVAQKLRQYDQAKDYYQQALEILIEFGDRYNCASSYGQLGTIAQAEENYAEARTNLQTALEIYVEYQNEYWAKVVREILKSIPE from the coding sequence ATGAGTTCTTCCAACAAGCTCTCCAATCAGCACAACAACCGTGAAATTCAAGCCGAAATAGGTAAATTTATTGCCTATAATCAGGACGAATTTGCTGAATTGGTGACATTTGTCGATTTTGCAGAAAAATTTACATTAGGTTTTATTGAAATTAACTTTCGTCCCGATATAGATTTATTAATTGCTGGATTGCAACAAAATCCTCAATGTCAAGAAATTCAATTTGTGGTTTTAGATTTTCCTGATGCAAATTTGCGGTTTCTGCGGGATGAATTGTTACAGCAATTAGCTAAAATTCCCAAAGAGACACATAAAAAACTTGTTTTATTAATTCGCAATTTAGAAAAATCAATTGGTGTATTTGGAGATTATCCTCCAGTTTTACAGGATTTAAACTTCGTCCGCGATTCCTATCGTCAAAGCGTACCCCATCCGATTTTATTTATCTTGCCAGATTATGCGATTTCGCGGTTAGCAAAATTTGCTCCTGATTTTTGGGCTTGGAAGTCAGGTTTATTTCGCTTTAAAACCACAGAATCGACTAGAGATAGGGCAATTGCCAATACTCTAGATGCAGATACAAATATAGAACGCCTACCAACACCAGAACAACAAGAGCGTATTGATTTATTACATCGCTTATTGATGGAATATAAACCAACTGGAGAAATACCCAGCCAAGAAAATCTCCGCAATTACAGTAATATTTTAAATGAATTGAGCAAAATATATTTAAGTCAGCACAAACCAATTCAAGCTAGAGAGTGTTTAGAAAAAGCTTGGAAAATTATTCAGACACTTCCTGATTATTCTCTACAAATCGAAATTGTCAATCAGTTGGGTAAAAGCTATCAGCAGCAACGAGAGTTTGAGAGTGCAAACAGCTATCATCAACAAGCTTTAGATATTGCTAAAAAGCAGAAAAATCTTCATGCTGTCGCTAATTCCTTGTTTTATTTAGGTAATCTCTCTTTGGAGATGCAACAGTTCCACCAAGCAAGGGATTATTATCAACAATCCCTGGAAATCACAATCGAATTTGGCGATCGCTATAGCTGTGCTAGCACCTACCACCAGTTGGGAATGGTTGCCCAAGATTTGCGGGAATACGACCAAGCAAGGGATTATTATCAACAATCCCTGGAAATATTCATAGAATTTGGCGATCGCTATAGCTGTGCTAGCAGTTACCACAATTTGGGAACCGTTGCTCAAAAATTGCGGGAATACGACCAAGCAAGGGATTATTATCAACAAGCCCTGGAAATATTCATAGAATTTGGCGATCGCTATAGCTGTGCTAGCAGTTACCACAATTTGGGAATGGTTGCTCAACTGTTGCGGGAATACGACCAGGCACGGCATTATTACCAACAAGCCCTGGAAATCACAATCGAATTTGGCGATCACTATAATTGTGCTAGCAGTTACCACCAGTTGGGAATGGTTGCCCAAAAGTTGCACGAATACGATCAGGCACGGCATTATTATCAACAAGCTCTGGAAATATATAGTGATGATGATCGCTATTCTTGTGCTAGAAGTTACCACCAGTTGGGAATCGTTGCCCAAGAATTGCGGGAATACGACCAGGCACGGCATTATTACCAACAAGCTCTGGAAATAACAATTGAATTTGGTGATCGCTATAACTGTGCTAGAATTTACTACCATTTAGGAATAGTTGCCCAAGAATTGCGGGAATACGACCAGGCACGGCATTATTATCAACAAGCTCTGGAAATATTAAGCGAATTTGGTGATCGCTATAACTGTGCTATCACTTACCACCAGTTTGGAAATTTTGCCGAAGATTTGCGAGAATACTACCAGGCAAGGGATTATTATCAACAAGCTCTGGAAATTTTTATCGAATTTGGCTATCGCTATGAGTGTGCTAGCACCTACCAGCAGTTGGGAATAGTTGCCCAACAGTTGCAGGAATACGACCAGGCACGGCATTATTACCAACAAGCTCTGGAAATTTTTACAGAATTTGGCGATCGCTATAACTGTGCTAGCACTTACCACAACTTGGGAATCGTTGCCCAAAAGTTGCGCCAATACGACCAGGCAAAAGATTATTATCAACAAGCTCTGGAGATATTGATCGAATTTGGCGATCGCTATAACTGTGCTAGCAGTTACGGACAATTGGGAACGATTGCACAAGCTGAGGAAAATTATGCAGAGGCTAGGACTAATTTGCAGACAGCGTTGGAAATATATGTTGAGTATCAGAATGAATATTGGGCTAAGGTAGTACGGGAGATTTTAAAGAGTATACCGGAGTAG
- a CDS encoding beta-lactamase hydrolase domain-containing protein, giving the protein MNNAIRINEHLTTTGQVIPTQLEQAIQEGYKSVLNLRSPDELGFRKDEQKVAEALGLHYENVPLKLEGFNEELITKILTTLETLPKPAIVHCAAGMRSTGIALLSVAIKEGLTPEQTLAKARSVGFSFLEHSGISPRLKQQFVDYVNKHSKITVSA; this is encoded by the coding sequence GTGAACAACGCCATACGTATCAACGAACACTTAACAACTACAGGACAAGTCATACCAACCCAGTTAGAGCAAGCTATTCAAGAAGGGTATAAGTCAGTTTTGAATTTGCGATCGCCTGATGAGTTAGGATTTCGCAAAGATGAGCAAAAAGTAGCAGAAGCCTTGGGACTCCATTATGAGAACGTTCCGCTCAAACTAGAAGGGTTTAACGAAGAACTGATTACAAAAATTTTGACAACATTAGAAACTCTACCTAAACCCGCCATTGTGCATTGTGCAGCCGGGATGCGTTCTACAGGAATTGCGCTTTTGAGTGTTGCTATTAAAGAAGGTTTAACACCAGAACAAACCTTAGCTAAAGCGCGGAGTGTTGGTTTTAGCTTCCTAGAACATTCTGGTATTAGTCCTCGACTCAAGCAACAATTCGTGGATTATGTTAATAAACACTCAAAGATAACCGTGTCTGCTTGA